Below is a window of Equus quagga isolate Etosha38 chromosome 1, UCLA_HA_Equagga_1.0, whole genome shotgun sequence DNA.
CCAGGAGGGGTGCACGCATCATCACGCCCTCCCACACCCCCTCAGACCAATCCATACTTGCTCTGGTCCAGTCCCCACCATCCCCCGGCCCCCCAACTAGCCATACCAATATCCAGGTAGCTGACATGGAAGGCCTGCTCCTCAGAGAGCTCACTGAGGACACTGCAGCAGGCAGGGCCCAGAGCACCTAAGgagcccagggagcagctgcGGAGGGACAGGATCTTCTCTCCCACCGAATTCCGCAGAGAATCCCAGGTGCAGCCTGGGCCCCGGTTCCGAAGTCCATCCAGGCGGGAGCCCACACCCTGACGAGATGGGGACAGTGAGAAATATGCAGCCAGGAGCTGTGAGACCCAGGCATTTAACAGACATGCAATGTCTATTAGGAGAGAAAAGACCGAGAAGCTTCCTCCAGCTTGCCTCCCCCCAGTCCCTCCCTGTATGGCCTCCTCTAACAACTAGACCCTGGACCAGATGGCCAGGCAGCTTTCCTCATCCCAGTAACACAAGCCTACAAGGCCCCTGTCCTGGGCCAGCTCCCCCACAGCACTCACCAGGCGGGCCTACAGTTACTGCTGAGAGGAGGCCCAAGGAGCCCTGGGTCTGGTAGGAAAATGGGCAGAAGCAGGCCCGGGACCCAGAGAGGCTTACTCCCGACCCACAGACTCCTGAGCCCCCAGTGCCTGCACCGGCACAGCACATGGAGCCCAGTGCCCGGCCCACAAGCCACTCACAATGGAGAAGTGGTCGTCATCAGGCTCCGCCTCATTCCCATCCCGGGCATCCAGGGGCACCGTGTGCACTCGAAGCAGCATTTTGGCCGCCGCATTACGCTTTGCCAGCTTTTTGGAAGTGCCACTGCCTGCATGTGGGAGAGGGCTGCTGGTTTATGATTCCCAAAAGACCTAGCTCAAACTGTCCACCCAGCTCAAACTTGGGTTGAGGGTCCCCTCAGGGGATGTCAGTTGGAAAGGGGAGCTCGGGATCTGCCAGGCACCTGAGAACACGATGGGCCAGAAGAGGGAGGTAAAGAGAGGGCTCAAGGAAGAAGCTAGGAGGAAGGAGCCGAGCCCAGAGCAGAGAAGCCAGGACCGCGGGCCGGAGCAGAGAAAGACTAGGAGCTGCGCGTGGCTGGGGGACAGTAGCTACAAGAACTGTTCTGCCCAGTTACCAATCTCAATGAAACGCTCCACTCGGCAGGTCATGGTAAACTCTTTGCGGTGGGCCGGCCCAGACTCCTGGGTCACCGTGTACTCAGGCAACCGCCAGCCTTTCTGCACCACCAGCTCCTTGGAAGGGGAAACAAGGGCACACAAGGCTGAGTGAGAAAAGACACCTCACATCCTCTCCCTCCTACCCTAGAAGCCTCAGGTAGGAGAAGGAATACAGGGGGGTGGATAGCCCGCAAACAGGGTAACCGGCCCACAGAACCTTCCCGCACGGCCCCTAGTTCAAGAGAAGACAGGCATGCACAGAAAATGAGGATGGGGCACACCTGCAGAGCGCCAACGGGGTTGCACTCAGACTGCTGAGGGGAGACGGGGGGCTGCACCTCCATGGGGGGGCTCCTGAAGGAAGAAGGGCCCAAGACCAACGCTGACGGGGCTGCCTCCTTCTGTGGCTGCGCATGAGTCCTCAGCTCTGCTTTGGTTTCCCCAACTACCACCTCCCTACTCCCTGCCAGGCAGGCAGCTGTCTGTCCAGACGTCCAGCTGGCTTCCTTGCCCCTCCCACCCAAGTGAGGTCTCCTCCAGGTCCCAGGCCcatttcaattttctggaacactTGATCATCACTTCTCCAGGACAGTGAGAGAGGGGCTGTATATCCAGTCCCCGAAGCACCTGGTGGGACTCACATAAGACCATCTCGTGGCCGGCTCAGAAGAAAATGGGGCCTGCAAGACCTTTAAACATGGTCAAACATCATCCACATGGCTATTTAAAAGTCATCAATTACTTCCTGTCCCAAGAGCTTACCAGCGGGTGCAAATTCTTCAAATCCTGGTCCCCAACTATTCATCCTCTGTTTACTCTCAGACTTCCTCACGCCTGACCTGCCTGGGTCcaagggctgggggccaggagccAGAAGCCCTTCCTCCCCGCCCAGGCAGTCAGGAGACACAAGATACCTGGTTGGGACAGCAGACGGAACGGGAGTAGCAGCCGCTGCAGCAGTTAAAACCGGACCGTCCTCAGGCAGTGAAGAGTCTAGGGGAGAAAAAGAACTTCCCGAGGGGAAGGGGGCCTTTGATTCACACCCATGTGGGAGGGGGCGGAGGgggacccaggtctcctgacctGCCCATGCCCTAAGAAAATTCCTTCCCACTCGAGCCAAAGACTCAGGGAAGTTCAACCACCAGCTCTTCCTCCTGGGCTCCTTTGCTGCCAAACACCAGATcaaaaagagtgagaaaaggGCAAGGAGGGTCTCTTCGTACCCAAGAACCACGGGAGC
It encodes the following:
- the TARBP2 gene encoding RISC-loading complex subunit TARBP2 isoform X2, whose amino-acid sequence is MLAANPGKTPISLLQEYGTRIGKTPVYDLLKAEGQAHQPNFTFRVTVGDTSCTGQGPSKKAAKHKAAEVALKHLKGGSMLEPALEDSSSFSPLDSSLPEDGPVLTAAAAATPVPSAVPTRSPPMEVQPPVSPQQSECNPVGALQELVVQKGWRLPEYTVTQESGPAHRKEFTMTCRVERFIEIGSGTSKKLAKRNAAAKMLLRVHTVPLDARDGNEAEPDDDHFSIGVGSRLDGLRNRGPGCTWDSLRNSVGEKILSLRSCSLGSLGALGPACCSVLSELSEEQAFHVSYLDIEELSLSGLCQCLVELSTQPATVCHGSATTREAARGEAARRALQYLKIMAGSK
- the TARBP2 gene encoding RISC-loading complex subunit TARBP2 isoform X3, yielding MSEEEQGSGTTTGCGLPSIEQMLAANPGKTPISLLQEYGTRIGKTPVYDLLKAEGQAHQPNFTFRVTVGDTSCTGQGPSKKAAKHKAAEVALKHLKGGSMLEPALEDSRSPPMEVQPPVSPQQSECNPVGALQELVVQKGWRLPEYTVTQESGPAHRKEFTMTCRVERFIEIGSGTSKKLAKRNAAAKMLLRVHTVPLDARDGNEAEPDDDHFSIGVGSRLDGLRNRGPGCTWDSLRNSVGEKILSLRSCSLGSLGALGPACCSVLSELSEEQAFHVSYLDIEELSLSGLCQCLVELSTQPATVCHGSATTREAARGEAARRALQYLKIMAGSK
- the TARBP2 gene encoding RISC-loading complex subunit TARBP2 isoform X1, which translates into the protein MSEEEQGSGTTTGCGLPSIEQMLAANPGKTPISLLQEYGTRIGKTPVYDLLKAEGQAHQPNFTFRVTVGDTSCTGQGPSKKAAKHKAAEVALKHLKGGSMLEPALEDSSSFSPLDSSLPEDGPVLTAAAAATPVPSAVPTRSPPMEVQPPVSPQQSECNPVGALQELVVQKGWRLPEYTVTQESGPAHRKEFTMTCRVERFIEIGSGTSKKLAKRNAAAKMLLRVHTVPLDARDGNEAEPDDDHFSIGVGSRLDGLRNRGPGCTWDSLRNSVGEKILSLRSCSLGSLGALGPACCSVLSELSEEQAFHVSYLDIEELSLSGLCQCLVELSTQPATVCHGSATTREAARGEAARRALQYLKIMAGSK